Proteins encoded by one window of Chanos chanos chromosome 7, fChaCha1.1, whole genome shotgun sequence:
- the LOC115816344 gene encoding interferon-induced very large GTPase 1-like: MGFAGASVSAAVGAHVETDSNEQQIEVQLFIHKTGGPAEVDNHKKWKQALATNNKTWAVIDRGLTLTPIWEIIKSSHMNDFKDTIRLCRFLMNAYKEITGQDSEPCWGDKELRLKKEVEEMMQSVEKCPASNAEKGLTQLLEMKRRILEETHSSTMWIQCLSNKEIQKFLMEVTMAHNDKYLRVLMQSVMEYHCNDVEDFPNRSVILKWINEQTQVHETKSDIITSVSNFSELEPLLKTVRDNLQSNPSQETKISATCTVTNAFNSFFAHLEKSGHGDLLLLLQSVICLVGYKRETFDPIIGLPEVDFLLERLSEVHRTYCALREMSLEKAQAYTLLTILTVSHDGWKVSPLDKKERLERYMLKMDSVTLPAITAVINCFEVHKRWKELEGQLMSLTGRKTVEEQAIISQKTIEDLQKSVNVAGTSVKHQIQREEQFLDLENWRDQECRKLLERLDLLKYYPRKITTADLLLIRSMSVKTSVDMTESELWTQYICKLMVLDRNVRYLCCKNAKSDVSVHDRKTSDYFSFESETCFSIPNEESHIHPMDIHMAVFHCADNYARQRIFAQLTSCQFAVPLLVPDPSTQEIEVPLWALQQIKKTWQSKSHSAQTGGNVLHHNKYIISVPVPVVSFIRLGTSSNSKSEILNGIINRKKHPTFFSRHCSGSTNGRLLLDGVTEISWYCPGGKENDIFENCIAFINLHGDAVHFPKQLEFLCRVSTVIVLLLSENPLEPEAKKTADSLLEAPPKLVTLFSGAEKTARREHLRVAAKNRNEAELTEEIISSLKYCLSGHKEMQSVENHIAKAIEQGLLKDTKDELLHEEEPQRLYMLLDLEKHLDELFRDVVVELKKQYHLKWAASRQTVKTKEDFDIELTDSLSEIGKKIKSATFGLQHIIREIAQIYEAFKSVGQIEDCYKMDVNKLPTIAAEILLSGYPLELMDGDVNHVPLDWISAVLKELLNKLGDRQIFVLSVLGAQSSGKSTLLNTMFGLQFPVSAGQCTRGAFMQLLSVDENMRDQVHFDFILVLDTEGLRSLQHSHKTVRHDNELATFIVGIGDLTIVNIMGENLSDIQDILQICFQAFVRMKSVKIKPRCIFVHQNVSESNAKDKNQEGRRQLVEKLDEISKMAAEEENLKVDGFSDIIQFDVDTQVFYFKNLFEGDPPMAPPNPSYSWNIQELKTKILSISEWQPGCKFPTLSELQMRISDLWNALLKEDFLFHFRNTLDIAVYNKLEYQCGKWSWELRKHALETQNNLHHKIMGGELKSIDARQINDSLDEIYHQLKLHVENYFKENKHADILVQWRTSTNTRLYNLKNELFEETKVKAKEFLVTKEICKEIDKRKAEYEAELFNKSKALASDLGANTLNDEELRNQFSKLWTALVTKVSAEKPTTSENPSIQSLVEHILTERFMKNTHLIREDKGVFRFDVDKHVKLSHKQSITTLRGMFNINNLTAEGNSLTKEIENHIDALIAEREREKLDVGQAFIYELLNEIEDVIGKHQASSEIKLTELFKDHISIHVCSKVVPKLTEIEANFKKFNDPLTYLNSLKEDYFEIFRHFCKGATSISLLVDVLGIHIKSTLFEAVFDKATIQIVEKLKSSHPVFSGPKSCLEDHILKYLASKEDFSLYMEYIQEPKKFTRTFITEQVEGYLSDASKVLGLLKSTLSQIIDKVLIENSKITAKIEETGADTFTWIKEFSSKLRNVMSVSTFDFSDIENIQLLEKDVKFLKESVASLLAKIRSDGKEDLESMLTSCPPLFAKMRNDGKEDLKSMLTSCPPLFRFRNRLGDILFKEMSGCWEQCPFCGAVCTNSIPGHDTDHSVKWHRSIIVKLLEGPLPQPVPELESQLEPDLEPLRLWEQ; the protein is encoded by the exons ATGGGTTTTGCAGGTGCATCTGTTTCAGCTGCTGTTGGAGCACATGTTGAGACTGATAGTAATGAGCAGCAGATTGAAGTGCAGCTGTTTATTCACAAAACTGGAGGACCTGCTGAGGTAGATAACCATAAAAAGTGGAAGCAAGCTCTGGCCACAAACAACAAGACCTGGGCAGTAATTGACAGAGGACTCACTTTGACTCCAATTTGGGAAATCATCAAGTCATCACATATGAATGATTTCAAGGATACAATAAGACTATGCAGATTCCTTATGAATGCCTACAAAGAAATTACAGGCCAGGATTCAGAGCCATGCTGGGGAGACAAAGAGCTCAGACTGAAGAAGGAGGTTGAGGAAATGATGCAGTCTGTGGAAAAATGTCCTGCTTCCAATGCTGAAAAGGGTTTAACTCAGTTACttgaaatgaagagaagaatACTGGAGGAGACACATTCGTCCACGATGTGGATTCAATGCCTCTCAAATAAAGAGATTCAAAAATTTTTAATGGAAGTTACAATGGCACACAATGATAAATACCTGAGAGTTCTGATGCAGTCAGTGATGGAATATCACTGCAATGATGTTGAAGATTTCCCAAATAGATCCGTGATTTTGAAATGGATTAATGAACAGACACAGGTCCATGAAACAAAAAGTGACATTATCACATCAGTCTCTAACTTCTCTGAGCTGGAACCTCTCCTAAAAACAGTCAGAGATAATCTACAGAGCAATCCTtcacaagaaacaaaaatatctgcTACTTGCACAGTTACCAAtgcttttaattcattttttgcacatttgGAGAAAAGTGGCCATGGTGACTTGTTGCTGCTTCTTCAGTCAGTGATTTGTCTTGTGGGTTACAAGAGAGAAACATTTGATCCCATCATTGGTTTGCCTGAAGTTGACTTTTTATTAGAAAGACTATCAGAGGTACATAGAacttactgtgctctgagggaAATGAGTCTGGAGAAGGCCCAAGCTTACACGTTGCTCACAATTTTGACTGTGTCCCATGACGGATGGAAAGTGTCCCCTttggacaaaaaagagagacttgaAAGGTATATGCTGAAAATGGATTCGGTGACTTTGCCCGCAATAACTGCAGTGATTAACTGCTTTGAAGTCCACAAGAGATGGAAAGAACTTGAGGGACAATTGATGTCTCTGACTGGAAGAAAAACAGTGGAAGAACAGGCAATCATATCTCAGAAAACAATTGAAGATTTGCAAAAGTCTGTTAATGTTGCAGGCACAAGTGTTAAACATCAAATTCAGCGTGAAGAACAATTTCTTGATTTAGAAAACTGGCGGGATCAAGAATGTAGAAAGTTGCTTGAGCGACTGGATCTTCTGAAATATTACCCACGAAAGATAACAACAGCTGATCTTCTTCTAATTCGCAGCATGTCTGTTAAGACAAGTGTAGATATGACAGAAAGTGAGCTTTGGACTCAGTACATCTGTAAACTCATGGTGCTGGACAGAAATGTAAGATATCTCTGCTGCAAAAATGCTAAATCTGATGTGTCTGTTCATGACAGAAAGACAAGtgattatttcagttttgaaagTGAAACTTGTTTCAGTATTCCTAATGAAGAGTCACATATCCACCCCATGGATATTCATAtggctgtttttcactgtgcagACAATTATGCCCGGCAGCGTATTTTTGCACAGCTCACTTCATGCCAATTTGCGGTGCCTCTCCTGGTGCCAGATCCCTCCACTCAAGAAATTGAAGTTCCACTGTGGGCACttcaacagattaaaaaaacgTGGCAATCCAAGAGTCACTCTGCACAGACAGGGGGAAATGTGTTGCACCACAATAAATATATAATCAGTGTTCCAGTTCCAGTTGTCTCTTTCATTAGACTGGGAACATCTTCAAATTCAAAATCTGAAATCCTGAATGGCATCATCAACAGAAAGAAGCACCCAACATTTTTCAGCCGTCATTGCAGTGGAAGCACAAACGGCAGACTGCTGCTTGATGGGGTCACAGAGATTTCTTGGTACTGCCCTGGAGGGAAGGagaatgacatttttgaaaattgtaTCGCATTCATTAATCTCCATGGGGATGCTGTTCACTTTCCAAAACAGTTGGAGTTTCTGTGCAGAGTCAGCACAGTCAttgttctcctgctctctgaaaaTCCACTAGAACCTGAGGCAAAGAAGACAGCAGACAGTTTATTGGAGGCCCCTCCTAAACTGGTCACATTGTTCTCAGGAGCAGAGAAAACTGCCAGGAGAGAGCACTTAAGAGTCGCTgctaaaaacagaaatgaggcTGAACTGACAGAGGAAATCATCTCTAGTCTGAAATATTGTCTGTCAGGTCATAAGGAGATGCAGAGTGTGGAGAATCACATCGCTAAAGCAATAGAGCAAGGACTACTTAAAGACACAAAGGATGAGCTATTGCATGAGG AGGAGCCACAGCGTTTGTATATGTTGCTTGATCTTGAAAAGCATCTTGATGAACTTTTTagagatgttgttgttgaacttAAAAAGCAATACCACTTAAAATGGGCTGCAAGCAGACAAACTGTAAAAACCAAAGAAGATTTTGACATTGAGCTGACAGACTCCCTATCTGAGATAGGTAAGAAAATTAAATCTGCCACATTTGGACTTCAGCATATAATACGCGAAATTGCACAGATTTATGAAGCTTTTAAAAGTGTTGGACAAATTGAGGATTGTTACAAAATGGATGTAAACAAACTCCCTACAATAGCGGCTGAGATCCTGTTGTCTGGGTACCCATTGGAACTGATGGATGGAGATGTCAATCATGTACCTCTAGATTGGATTAGCGCTGTTCTCAAGGAGCTCCTGAACAAACTTGGGGACAGACAAATAtttgtcctctctgttcttGGAGCCCAGAGCTCTGGGAAATCCACACTTCTGAACACAATGTTTGGTCTACAGTTTCCTGTAAGTGCTGGACAGTGCACGCGAGGGGCATTCATGCAATTACTCTCTGTAGATGAAAACATGAGAGACCAAGTTCACTTTGACTTTATACTGGTTTTGGACACGGAGGGTTTACGATCACTCCAACACTCTCACAAGACTGTCAGACATGACAATGAGTTGGCCACTTTCATTGTTGGTATAGGTGACTTAACTATTGTCAATATCATGGGAGAGAATCTGTCTGATATTCAAGACATTCTTCAGATTTGCTTTCAAGCTTTTGTGAGAATGaaatcagtgaaaataaagccaaGGTGCATTTTTGTCCACCAGAATGTATCTGAGTCAAATGCTAAGGACAAAAACCAAGAGGGAAGGCGGCAGCTTGTAGAGAAATTAGATGAGATTTCCAAAATGGCTGCTGAGGAGGAGAATCTGAAAGTTGATGGCTTCAGTGACATAATACAATTTGATGTAGACACAcaggtgttttattttaagaatctGTTTGAAGGGGATCCACCAATGGCTCCTCCTAACCCTTCATATAGTTGGAATATTCAGGAGCTTAAGACCAAAATCCTCTCAATTTCTGAATGGCAGCCAGGTTGCAAGTTCCCCACCCTTTCAGAGTTACAAATGAGGATCTCTGATCTTTGGAATGCACTGCTGAAAGAAGACTTTCTGTTCCACTTCCGCAATACTCTGGACATAGCTGTGTATAACAAACTTGAGTATCAGTGTGGAAAATGGTCATGGGAATTAAGAAAACATGCTCTGGAGACTCAAAACAATTTGCATCACAAAATCATGGGTGGTGAGTTAAAAAGCATTGATGCAAGGCAAATAAATGACAGCTTAGATGAGATCTACCACCAACTAAAACTTCATGTAGAGAATTActtcaaagaaaacaagcatGCAGATATCTTGGTTCAGTGGAGAACAAGCACCAACACAAGACTTTACAAcctgaaaaatgaactttttgagGAAACAAAAGTGAAAGCAAAAGAGTTTCTGGTGACAAAAGAAATATGTAAAGAGATAGACAAAAGGAAAGCTGAGTATGAAGCTGAACTTTTTAACAAAAGCAAGGCCCTTGCCTCTGACCTCGGAGCAAATACACTTAATGATGAAGAACTAAGGAATCAGTTCAGCAAGCTGTGGACGGCATTGGTAACCAAAGTGTCAGCAGAGAAACCTACAACCTCAGAGAATCCTAGCATCCAAAGTCTTGTGGAACACATTCTGACGGAACGCTTCATGAAGAACACTCACTTAATTCGAGAAGACAAGGGAGTCTTCAGGTTTGATGTGGACAAACATGTTAAGTTGTCACATAAACAGTCAATTACAACATTAAGGGGAATGTTCAACATTAATAACTTGACTGCTGAAGGAAACAGTCTGACAAAAGAAATAGAAAACCACATAGATGCATTGattgctgagagagaaagagaaaagttggaTGTGGGACAAGCTTTTATTTATGAGCTTTTGAATGAAATTGAAGATGTCATTGGTAAACACCAAGCATCAAGTGAAATAAAGCTGACAGAATTATTCAAGGATCACATTTCTATTCACGTGTGCAGTAAGGTAGTTCCCAAACTCACAGAAATAGAGGCGAATTTCAAGAAATTCAATGATCCTCTGACATATCTCAACAGTCTTAAGGAAGATTATTTTGAGATTTTCAGACACTTTTGTAAAGGTGCAACATCAATCAGTCTTCTTGTTGATGTTCTCGGTATCCACATCAAATCAACTCTTTTTGAGGCAGTTTTTGACAAAGCCACGATTCAGATAGTTGAGAAGTTAAAGTCCAGCCACCCAGTTTTCAGTGGACCAAAGTCATGCTTGGAAGACCATATCCTGAAATATCTTGCCAGTAAAGAGGATTTTAGCTTGTACATGGAATACATCCAGGAGCCAAAAAAGTTTACCAGAACATTTATCACAGAACAAGTTGAAGGGTATCTCAGTGATGCAAGTAAGGTTTTGGGACTGCTCAAATCAACTTTGTCACAAATAATAGACAAGGTGTTGATTGAAAACAGTAAGATAACAGCAAAAATCGAAGAGACAGGAGCTGATACTTTCACATGGATAAAGGAATTCTCTTCAAAACTAAGAAATGTCATGTCTGTCTCAACTTTTGACTTCAGTGACATTGAGAATATTCAGCTTCTTGAAAAAGATGTGAAGTTTCTGAAAGAGTCAGTTGCTAGTTTGCTTGCAAAGATACGCAGTGATGGAAAGGAAGACTTAGAGAGCATGCTGACCTCTTGTCCCCCTCTATTTGCAAAGATGCGCAATGATGGAAAGGAAGACTTAAAGAGCATGCTGACCTCTTGTCCCCCTCTATTTAGGTTCAGAAACAGACTGGGTGACATTTTGTTCAAAGAGATGTCTGGATGCTGGGAGCAATGTCCTTTTTGCGGTGCAGTGTGTACCAATTCCATCCCTGGCCATGACACAGATCACTCTGTTAAATGGCATAGAT CAATCATTGTTAAATTACTGGAAGGCCCCCTGCCACAACCAGTTCCAGAGCTGGAGTCCCAGCTGGAACCAGATCTAGAGCCCCTGAGGTTGTGGGAGCAGTGA